The Solibacillus sp. FSL R7-0682 genome includes a window with the following:
- a CDS encoding ubiquitin-like domain-containing protein → MSNNSMKSQFLGSLRSKQTGVRLLTLVLFVSVIGFVLYQGTKTPVSITANGETTELYTHADTVAELLEAENIEISKYDKLSPSLSTKIDSGMSIEWEQAKEVIISVDGNQSKVWTTENVVKNILEEANIEVTEHDLVSQSLDTEVGADNKIDIQKAFQLTLVDGLEKRQVWSTSTTVANFLKQQGVLLNESDRVDTDLEHVITPNDKIAVVRVEKVTDVVEESVDFAVEKKNDSSILKGKEKVVTDGKKGKIERTYEIVKENGKVVSKQVSSEKVLAEPTKKVVAVGTKVVTATVSRSNGEPASGKEFYVEATAYTPYCEGCSGVSATGINLRSNPSMKLVAVDPRIIPLGTKVWVEGYGYAVAGDTGGAIKGNKIDILVPTKAQAYSWGRKKVRIKVLN, encoded by the coding sequence ATGTCAAATAATTCCATGAAAAGCCAGTTCTTAGGATCATTGAGGAGTAAGCAAACAGGTGTAAGATTATTAACGCTTGTCCTGTTTGTTTCAGTTATTGGATTCGTTCTTTATCAAGGGACGAAAACACCCGTTTCAATTACAGCAAACGGCGAAACAACCGAATTGTATACTCATGCAGACACGGTTGCAGAGCTTTTAGAAGCAGAAAATATAGAAATAAGTAAGTATGATAAATTATCACCCTCACTGAGTACCAAAATTGACAGTGGAATGTCAATCGAATGGGAACAGGCAAAAGAAGTAATAATTTCAGTTGATGGAAATCAGTCAAAAGTTTGGACAACTGAAAATGTAGTGAAGAACATTTTGGAAGAAGCAAATATTGAAGTAACAGAGCATGATTTAGTATCACAAAGCTTAGATACAGAAGTAGGAGCAGATAACAAAATCGATATTCAAAAAGCGTTTCAGTTAACGCTTGTCGATGGCTTAGAAAAGAGACAAGTATGGTCCACTTCGACTACGGTCGCTAACTTTTTAAAACAACAAGGGGTTCTGCTAAATGAATCCGATCGTGTCGACACAGATTTGGAGCATGTTATCACTCCAAATGATAAAATCGCAGTTGTTCGCGTAGAAAAGGTTACCGATGTAGTGGAAGAATCAGTGGATTTCGCAGTTGAAAAGAAAAATGATTCTTCGATATTGAAGGGTAAAGAAAAAGTAGTAACAGACGGTAAAAAGGGTAAAATCGAACGTACGTATGAAATCGTAAAAGAAAACGGTAAAGTCGTATCGAAACAAGTTTCCTCAGAAAAAGTGTTAGCGGAACCAACCAAAAAAGTAGTAGCAGTTGGAACAAAAGTAGTAACAGCAACTGTCTCTCGTTCTAATGGTGAACCCGCTTCAGGTAAAGAGTTTTATGTTGAAGCAACAGCCTATACACCTTATTGTGAAGGCTGCTCAGGTGTATCAGCAACAGGTATAAATTTGCGTTCAAACCCGAGTATGAAATTAGTCGCAGTAGATCCTCGAATAATTCCACTTGGCACTAAAGTGTGGGTGGAAGGGTATGGCTATGCCGTAGCTGGCGATACTGGCGGTGCGATTAAAGGAAATAAAATCGATATTTTAGTACCAACAAAGGCACAAGCATATAGCTGGGGCCGTAAGAAGGTACGCATAAAAGTATTAAACTAA
- the rnmV gene encoding ribonuclease M5 yields MDIQEIIVVEGKDDTTAIKRATGADTIETNGSAISDEVLRRIAHAQKKRGVIVFTDPDYPGRRIRAIIEERVPGVKHAFLAKAKTIAKNGKGLGIEHASDADIREALRNVYTMAQSQIEEHITLEDLMTAKLIGHPQSKTRRDQLGEILNIGMTNGKQLHKRLMMFQITVEQFAEAIQQLDQEDKHV; encoded by the coding sequence TTGGATATACAAGAGATTATTGTTGTAGAAGGAAAGGACGATACAACAGCGATTAAGCGAGCGACAGGAGCAGATACAATCGAAACGAACGGCTCAGCGATTTCAGATGAGGTGCTACGTCGTATTGCCCATGCACAAAAAAAGAGAGGGGTAATCGTATTTACGGACCCTGATTACCCAGGTCGACGTATTCGAGCAATTATTGAGGAGCGTGTTCCAGGTGTAAAGCATGCCTTTTTAGCAAAAGCAAAAACAATCGCAAAAAATGGCAAAGGTTTAGGAATTGAGCATGCGAGTGATGCAGATATACGAGAAGCGCTTCGCAATGTATATACAATGGCACAATCACAAATTGAAGAACATATTACATTAGAAGACTTAATGACCGCTAAATTGATTGGTCACCCGCAGTCAAAAACAAGACGCGATCAATTAGGTGAAATTTTAAATATCGGTATGACAAACGGCAAGCAATTACACAAACGATTAATGATGTTTCAGATTACGGTAGAGCAATTTGCAGAAGCGATTCAGCAATTAGATCAGGAGGACAAGCATGTATAA
- the rsmA gene encoding 16S rRNA (adenine(1518)-N(6)/adenine(1519)-N(6))-dimethyltransferase RsmA, with the protein MYKDIATPIRTKEILEKYGFSFKKSLGQNFLIDPNILRNIVSHANLTENSGAIEVGPGIGALTEHLAREAKKVVSFEIDQRLLPVLEDTLSPYPNVKIVHSDILKADVEQVIQEEMPGIEDIMVVANLPYYVTTPILMKLLNDRLPIRGFVVMMQKEVADRITAKPGTKAYGSLSIAIQYYMTADIAMVVPKTVFMPQPNVDSAVIRLIKHDTPPVQVIDEDFLFAVARASFAQRRKTILNNLQNGLVNGKKNKDLIVKALEEAGIEPTRRGETLSIQEFGKLADCLHPNFCVQQ; encoded by the coding sequence ATGTATAAAGATATCGCAACACCGATTCGCACAAAGGAGATTTTAGAAAAGTACGGGTTTTCATTTAAGAAGAGCCTAGGTCAAAACTTTTTAATTGATCCGAATATTTTACGTAATATCGTAAGCCACGCAAATTTAACTGAAAACAGTGGTGCTATTGAAGTTGGGCCGGGAATCGGGGCCTTAACGGAACATTTAGCACGTGAGGCGAAGAAGGTTGTGTCCTTTGAAATTGACCAACGCTTGTTACCAGTATTAGAAGATACATTAAGTCCATATCCAAACGTTAAAATTGTCCATTCAGACATTCTAAAGGCAGATGTGGAACAGGTAATTCAAGAGGAAATGCCAGGTATTGAAGATATTATGGTCGTAGCCAATTTACCGTATTATGTTACAACGCCAATTTTAATGAAATTATTAAATGATCGCTTACCAATTCGCGGATTTGTTGTAATGATGCAAAAAGAAGTAGCAGATCGTATTACAGCGAAGCCTGGTACAAAGGCATACGGATCGCTATCAATTGCAATCCAATATTACATGACGGCGGATATTGCAATGGTCGTGCCAAAAACCGTATTTATGCCACAGCCAAATGTAGATTCAGCAGTCATTCGCTTAATTAAACATGATACACCACCTGTACAGGTAATTGATGAAGATTTCTTATTTGCAGTAGCTCGTGCATCTTTTGCACAACGTCGTAAAACGATTTTAAATAATTTACAAAACGGACTTGTAAATGGCAAGAAAAACAAAGATCTGATTGTAAAAGCCTTAGAAGAAGCAGGCATCGAGCCAACACGTCGCGGAGAAACGTTATCTATCCAGGAATTTGGAAAACTAGCGGATTGTTTACATCCAAATTTTTGTGTTCAACAATAA
- the veg gene encoding biofilm formation stimulator Veg, translating to MPKTLADIKKSLDTQLGKRLQLKANGGRKKTVECEGVLRETYHAIFVIELMQEDNACKRVSYSYTDILTEAVEITFLDDAVAAIK from the coding sequence ATGCCAAAAACGTTAGCAGACATTAAAAAATCCTTAGATACTCAATTGGGTAAACGTTTGCAATTAAAAGCAAACGGTGGACGTAAGAAAACAGTTGAATGCGAAGGTGTTTTAAGGGAAACTTATCATGCTATTTTCGTTATTGAACTGATGCAAGAAGATAATGCGTGTAAACGCGTATCTTACAGTTACACAGATATACTTACCGAAGCAGTAGAGATTACTTTTTTAGATGATGCTGTAGCAGCCATCAAATAG
- a CDS encoding small, acid-soluble spore protein, alpha/beta type, translated as MPKQGVMSNRLKEEIAKELGFYDVVEREGWGGIKSRDAGNMVKRAIEMAEQNLAKDSMQNNQK; from the coding sequence ATGCCAAAACAAGGAGTCATGTCGAATCGTCTTAAAGAAGAGATCGCCAAGGAACTCGGATTTTATGATGTCGTCGAGCGTGAAGGTTGGGGCGGTATTAAATCCCGTGATGCAGGTAACATGGTAAAGCGTGCGATAGAAATGGCTGAACAAAATTTAGCTAAAGATTCTATGCAAAACAACCAAAAGTAA
- the ispE gene encoding 4-(cytidine 5'-diphospho)-2-C-methyl-D-erythritol kinase produces MLYVKAPAKINLTLDVLYKRPDNYHEVEMIMTTVDLADRIGLESRHDGQIKIVSTDNFVPDDHRNFAYQAAELLRNTYGIKEGVTISIEKQIPIAAGLAGGSSDAAATLRGLNELWNLNLSLDELAEYGAKIGSDVSFCVYGGTALATGRGEKIQEIAPPPPCWVILAKPKIGVSTADVYGGLKLDGIKHPNTKQMIQAIETNDYPLLCASLGNVLETVTFKLHPEVVTIKEQMQRFGADAVLMSGSGPTVFGLVESEPRVSRIYNGLRGFCEEVYVVRLLGERNPLA; encoded by the coding sequence ATGTTATATGTAAAAGCACCCGCAAAAATTAATTTAACTCTTGATGTGCTTTATAAACGTCCCGACAATTATCATGAAGTAGAAATGATTATGACAACGGTAGATTTAGCGGACCGTATTGGATTAGAATCTCGTCACGATGGGCAAATCAAAATTGTATCTACAGATAATTTCGTACCAGATGACCATCGAAATTTTGCTTACCAAGCTGCTGAGTTATTGAGAAATACATATGGCATCAAAGAAGGCGTTACAATTTCGATTGAAAAGCAAATTCCAATTGCGGCAGGGTTAGCGGGGGGAAGTAGTGATGCGGCTGCTACATTACGCGGCTTAAATGAACTATGGAACTTGAATCTATCATTAGATGAATTAGCAGAGTATGGTGCTAAAATAGGCTCAGATGTATCATTTTGTGTGTATGGTGGGACAGCCCTTGCGACAGGGCGCGGTGAAAAGATTCAGGAAATTGCGCCGCCGCCACCTTGTTGGGTCATTTTAGCGAAACCAAAAATTGGTGTTTCAACAGCGGATGTTTATGGGGGTTTAAAGCTTGACGGTATTAAGCATCCAAATACAAAACAAATGATTCAAGCAATAGAAACAAATGATTATCCATTACTTTGTGCATCACTTGGTAATGTTTTGGAAACTGTAACATTTAAACTTCATCCTGAAGTTGTAACAATAAAGGAACAAATGCAACGATTTGGAGCAGATGCTGTCCTCATGAGTGGCAGTGGTCCGACAGTGTTTGGCTTAGTAGAAAGTGAACCGCGTGTTAGTCGTATATACAATGGTTTACGTGGCTTTTGTGAAGAAGTGTATGTAGTTCGTCTGTTAGGAGAACGAAATCCACTTGCTTAA
- the purR gene encoding pur operon repressor — protein sequence MKWKRSERLVDMTYYLLEHPHQLIPLTYFSDLYNSAKSSISEDLTIVKETFEEKGIGLLITVPGAAGGVKYIPKMAEQEVREIIGELIIELSQSDRLLPGGYLFMTDLLGNPDLMNRVGKVFASAFADQQIDVIMTVATKGISIAHAIARHLNVPVVVVRRDSKVTEGSTVSINYVSGSSRRIQTMVLSKRSMKSGQRVLITDDFMKVGGTMNGMKNLLEEFDCELAGIAVLVEAEHADETLVDDYYSLVKLHEVNEKDRTIALSEGNFFQKERN from the coding sequence ATGAAATGGAAGCGTAGTGAACGCCTTGTAGATATGACGTATTATCTACTTGAGCATCCACATCAGTTGATCCCGCTAACTTATTTTTCTGATCTTTATAATTCCGCTAAATCGTCAATTAGTGAAGATTTAACGATTGTAAAGGAAACATTTGAAGAAAAAGGAATCGGGCTTTTAATTACCGTACCTGGAGCAGCAGGTGGAGTGAAGTATATTCCCAAAATGGCGGAGCAGGAAGTTCGTGAAATTATTGGGGAATTAATTATAGAATTGAGCCAATCCGATCGTCTACTTCCCGGTGGCTATTTATTTATGACCGATTTATTAGGAAATCCCGATTTAATGAACCGTGTCGGAAAAGTGTTTGCATCGGCATTTGCTGATCAACAAATTGATGTCATTATGACCGTAGCAACAAAAGGGATTTCGATTGCCCATGCCATTGCAAGACACTTAAATGTACCAGTTGTTGTTGTACGTCGTGATAGTAAAGTGACAGAAGGCTCAACGGTAAGTATTAATTATGTATCAGGATCTTCTCGTCGTATTCAAACGATGGTTTTATCTAAACGGAGTATGAAAAGCGGTCAGCGTGTTTTAATTACGGATGACTTTATGAAAGTCGGCGGTACAATGAACGGGATGAAAAACTTACTAGAAGAGTTTGATTGTGAGCTTGCTGGTATTGCCGTATTAGTGGAAGCAGAGCATGCTGATGAGACATTAGTAGATGATTACTATTCTTTAGTAAAGCTTCATGAAGTCAATGAGAAAGATCGCACAATTGCATTAAGTGAAGGTAATTTTTTTCAAAAGGAGAGAAATTAA
- a CDS encoding RidA family protein translates to MKTVSTTNAPAAIGPYAQGIIVNNMFYSSGQIPLTAAGELVDGDIEAQTNQVFENLKAVLAAAGSSLDQVVKTTVFMKDMNDFVAMNEVYAAHFGSHKPARSAVEVARLPKDVKVEIEVIALVK, encoded by the coding sequence ATGAAAACAGTTTCAACAACAAATGCACCAGCGGCAATCGGACCATATGCACAAGGAATTATCGTAAATAATATGTTTTACTCTTCAGGTCAAATTCCTCTAACAGCTGCAGGCGAATTAGTAGATGGTGATATCGAAGCCCAAACAAATCAAGTATTTGAAAATTTAAAAGCAGTTCTAGCAGCAGCGGGTTCATCTTTAGATCAAGTTGTCAAAACAACTGTATTTATGAAGGACATGAATGACTTTGTAGCTATGAATGAAGTTTATGCTGCACATTTCGGCTCACATAAGCCAGCACGCTCGGCGGTAGAAGTTGCGCGCTTACCGAAAGATGTAAAAGTAGAGATTGAAGTAATTGCTCTAGTGAAATAA
- the spoVG gene encoding septation regulator SpoVG has product MEVTDVRLRRVQTDGRMRAIASITLDDEFVIHDIRVIDGNTGLFVAMPSKRTPDGEFRDIAHPINSNTRNKIQEIVLEAYHAVSEEDAVEQVELAEVNV; this is encoded by the coding sequence ATGGAAGTTACTGATGTAAGACTGCGTCGCGTTCAGACAGATGGACGTATGCGAGCAATTGCTTCGATTACATTAGATGATGAATTCGTCATCCATGATATTCGAGTAATTGATGGTAATACTGGATTGTTTGTTGCGATGCCAAGTAAAAGAACTCCGGATGGAGAATTCCGTGATATCGCGCACCCGATTAATTCGAATACGCGTAATAAAATTCAAGAAATCGTTCTTGAAGCTTACCATGCTGTCTCAGAAGAAGATGCTGTAGAACAAGTAGAACTAGCAGAAGTAAATGTGTAA
- the glmU gene encoding bifunctional UDP-N-acetylglucosamine diphosphorylase/glucosamine-1-phosphate N-acetyltransferase GlmU, which translates to MTNIFAVVLAAGQGTRMKSKLYKVLHPVCGKPMVEHVIDHIGSLDVERIVTVVGHGAELVKETLGEKSEYVLQAEQLGTAHAVQQAEPILGSLEGTTLVVCGDTPLIRPETMQALFAHHEKQNAKATILTAVAENPTGYGRILRDGSGQVSQIIEQKDATAEQQLVKEINTGTYCFDNKALFDALKQVNNNNAQGEYYLPDVIEILQKQGEIVSAYVTDDFNETLGVNDRFALSQAEELMRARINEHHMRNGVTIINPATTHISADAIIGSDSVILPGVIIEGTTVIGEDCEIGPNSHIVDSQIGNGTTIHSSVVLNSHVGNETTVGPFAHIRPDSSLGDHVKIGNFVEVKKSTLGNATKVSHLSYIGDAEIGNNVNVGCGSITVNYDGKNKFKTIIEDDVFVGCNSNLVAPVKLGKGSFIAAGSTITKEVPEDALAIARARQENKQGYVSKLNSK; encoded by the coding sequence ATGACAAATATCTTTGCAGTCGTTTTGGCTGCTGGTCAGGGTACACGAATGAAGTCCAAATTATATAAAGTACTACACCCAGTATGTGGTAAGCCAATGGTTGAGCATGTCATTGACCATATCGGCTCACTAGATGTTGAACGCATTGTAACCGTAGTAGGTCATGGAGCTGAACTTGTAAAAGAAACACTTGGAGAAAAGAGTGAATATGTTTTACAAGCAGAGCAGCTAGGGACAGCACATGCGGTGCAACAGGCAGAACCGATTTTAGGTAGCCTGGAAGGAACTACGCTTGTCGTATGTGGCGATACACCATTAATTCGCCCAGAAACGATGCAAGCGTTATTTGCGCATCATGAAAAGCAAAATGCGAAAGCAACAATTTTGACAGCGGTTGCAGAAAATCCAACAGGCTACGGTCGTATTTTACGCGATGGCTCTGGTCAAGTTTCTCAAATCATTGAGCAAAAGGATGCAACAGCTGAACAACAGCTTGTAAAGGAAATTAATACAGGTACGTATTGCTTTGACAACAAAGCATTATTCGATGCATTAAAACAAGTGAATAATAATAATGCACAGGGTGAATATTATTTACCAGATGTTATTGAAATTTTACAAAAGCAAGGTGAAATCGTTTCCGCTTATGTAACAGATGATTTTAATGAAACATTAGGTGTAAATGATCGTTTTGCATTATCGCAAGCAGAAGAACTAATGCGCGCACGTATTAATGAGCACCATATGCGTAATGGGGTTACAATTATTAATCCAGCGACAACGCACATTAGCGCGGATGCAATTATTGGAAGTGATTCAGTGATTTTACCTGGCGTGATCATTGAAGGAACGACGGTGATTGGGGAAGATTGCGAAATCGGCCCAAACAGTCATATTGTTGATAGCCAAATTGGGAACGGGACAACGATTCATAGCTCAGTGGTTTTAAATAGCCATGTAGGGAATGAAACGACAGTTGGTCCATTTGCGCACATTCGTCCAGATTCTTCATTAGGTGATCATGTAAAAATCGGTAACTTTGTTGAAGTGAAGAAAAGTACATTAGGTAATGCCACAAAGGTTTCGCACTTAAGCTATATTGGCGATGCGGAAATCGGCAACAATGTAAATGTTGGTTGTGGTTCGATTACTGTCAATTACGATGGTAAAAACAAATTTAAAACAATTATTGAAGACGATGTATTTGTTGGATGTAATTCGAACTTAGTAGCACCAGTGAAGCTTGGCAAAGGATCATTTATTGCTGCAGGTTCTACGATTACAAAAGAAGTTCCAGAGGATGCACTTGCAATTGCTCGTGCCCGTCAGGAAAATAAGCAAGGCTATGTTAGTAAATTAAATTCAAAATAA
- a CDS encoding ribose-phosphate diphosphokinase, translating into MPYQYADSKLKIFSLNSNNPLAKEIADEMGVELGKSSVKHFSDGEVQISIEESIRGMDVFIVQSTSAPVNEHLMELLIMVDAVKRASARTVNVVMPYYGYARQDRKAKAREPITAKLVANLLETAGATRVIVLDLHAPQIQGFFDILIDHLVAVPLLAEYFGSKGFNEDELVIVSPDHGGVTRARKMAERLKAPIAIIDKRRPKPNVAEVMNIVGNVEGKVCILIDDIIDTAGTITIGAEALIKSGAKEVYACCSHPVLSGPAIERIENSSIKELVVTNTIQLSEEKLSPKIKQLSVAKLMAEAISRVYENKSVSTLFD; encoded by the coding sequence ATGCCGTATCAATACGCTGACTCAAAATTAAAAATCTTCTCATTAAATTCAAACAATCCACTTGCAAAAGAGATTGCGGATGAAATGGGGGTAGAACTAGGGAAATCATCTGTAAAACACTTCAGTGATGGAGAAGTCCAAATTAGCATTGAAGAAAGTATTCGTGGAATGGATGTATTCATTGTTCAATCTACTTCTGCTCCTGTAAACGAGCATTTAATGGAACTTTTAATTATGGTTGATGCTGTTAAACGTGCATCTGCTCGTACAGTAAACGTTGTTATGCCTTACTATGGCTATGCACGTCAAGACCGTAAAGCAAAAGCACGTGAACCAATCACTGCTAAATTAGTAGCGAATCTTTTAGAAACGGCTGGTGCAACACGTGTAATCGTTTTAGATTTACACGCACCTCAAATCCAAGGTTTCTTTGATATCTTAATCGATCACCTAGTAGCAGTACCACTACTTGCTGAATACTTCGGATCAAAAGGATTCAACGAAGACGAATTAGTAATTGTTTCACCAGACCACGGTGGTGTAACGCGTGCTCGTAAAATGGCAGAACGTCTAAAAGCACCAATCGCGATTATTGATAAACGTCGTCCAAAACCAAACGTAGCGGAAGTTATGAATATTGTTGGTAACGTAGAAGGCAAAGTATGTATCTTAATCGATGATATTATCGATACGGCTGGTACAATTACTATTGGTGCAGAAGCGTTAATTAAGAGCGGTGCAAAAGAAGTGTATGCTTGCTGTTCTCACCCAGTATTATCAGGTCCTGCAATTGAGCGTATTGAAAATTCTTCAATTAAAGAATTAGTTGTAACAAACACAATTCAATTAAGCGAAGAAAAGCTTTCTCCAAAAATTAAGCAATTATCGGTTGCAAAGCTAATGGCAGAGGCAATTTCTCGTGTGTATGAAAATAAATCAGTAAGTACTTTATTTGATTAA
- a CDS encoding 50S ribosomal protein L25/general stress protein Ctc, which translates to MTTVLQAKKRETGKRSTLTQLRKGGQLAAVLYGYQTETMPISLDYKKMAKAVQQYGSTSVFKIDVDGKMVNVILTDIQRDALKGHVKHVDFLAINMKEELEVDIPVTLIGTSIGVKEGGVLTQPNHTLKVKVKPSNIPDVIEIDVSELAVGDTLSVGNVRNQFTDYTIIDEDDYTLATVTPPAPSVEEVDSEAEGNTANDVEATGEKLSPDKPGRED; encoded by the coding sequence ATGACTACAGTATTACAAGCAAAGAAGCGAGAAACTGGGAAACGTTCAACATTAACCCAACTTAGAAAAGGTGGCCAACTAGCAGCCGTGCTATATGGTTATCAAACAGAAACAATGCCGATTTCATTAGATTATAAAAAAATGGCAAAAGCAGTTCAACAATACGGATCTACAAGCGTGTTTAAAATTGACGTAGACGGGAAAATGGTGAATGTAATATTAACAGACATTCAACGTGATGCATTAAAGGGTCATGTTAAGCATGTCGATTTCCTTGCTATCAACATGAAAGAAGAATTAGAGGTAGACATTCCTGTGACATTAATCGGAACTTCTATTGGTGTTAAAGAAGGTGGAGTTCTTACTCAACCTAACCATACATTGAAGGTAAAAGTAAAACCAAGTAATATTCCAGATGTAATTGAAATCGATGTATCCGAATTAGCAGTTGGCGATACGTTATCTGTGGGTAATGTACGTAATCAGTTTACGGATTACACAATTATAGATGAAGATGATTACACTTTAGCAACGGTAACACCGCCAGCTCCATCAGTAGAAGAGGTCGATTCAGAAGCTGAAGGGAATACAGCTAATGATGTTGAAGCAACAGGTGAAAAGTTATCACCTGACAAACCAGGTCGAGAAGACTAA
- a CDS encoding MFS transporter gives MRTYNEKMSIYHGMASAVATNMSNSYIPIFAMTILGATNYQVGLISSLPPLVTLLMTLPAAILLNRAIEQKKLVAFSVLAARFVFLLIAFVSYVPGSFGSWILLLLIATMSIPNTMANMGWQSFIGNIIEDHRRAQFFSDRNRLLTIVGLIVTLIIGLLMKDATANAVTYQILFMFTFIVGIFELYFLLKHNEPIREEVSATRKRAMDWSIFKNNRYVLFLVVALVFNFGWQMAWGLFNIYNIRYAEATIFWVSMFNVGSMIAQIFSFSLWRKWSQKYGNMSVFVWVAFGMSSAPLLTVLSTNHLYLVAMYMLSGFFVSGTVLILFNLLLENSPQEVRTYCITSYNVLLAIIAFTSPQIGIWLLEMYSMEVAMYLSTGMRLLAAFGFFVLYIIRKKREITM, from the coding sequence ATGAGAACTTATAATGAGAAAATGAGTATTTATCATGGGATGGCGTCGGCAGTAGCGACGAATATGTCGAATAGCTATATACCCATATTTGCAATGACGATTTTAGGGGCAACAAATTACCAAGTTGGTTTAATTAGCTCACTTCCGCCCTTGGTAACACTTCTTATGACTTTACCAGCAGCTATTTTATTGAACCGTGCGATTGAACAAAAAAAACTCGTGGCTTTTTCAGTGTTAGCGGCGCGCTTTGTTTTTTTATTAATCGCATTTGTGAGCTATGTGCCAGGAAGTTTTGGTTCATGGATATTACTTCTATTAATTGCAACTATGAGTATTCCAAACACAATGGCCAATATGGGCTGGCAATCATTTATTGGGAATATTATAGAAGATCATCGGAGAGCACAATTTTTTAGTGACCGCAATCGTCTCTTAACAATTGTCGGGCTAATCGTCACGCTCATCATCGGGCTATTAATGAAGGATGCGACAGCCAATGCGGTAACGTATCAAATTTTATTTATGTTTACGTTTATCGTAGGAATTTTCGAGTTATATTTTTTATTGAAGCATAATGAGCCAATTCGAGAGGAAGTATCAGCAACAAGAAAACGTGCGATGGATTGGTCCATTTTTAAAAACAATCGATATGTGCTTTTTTTAGTTGTCGCCCTCGTATTTAATTTTGGCTGGCAAATGGCATGGGGACTATTTAATATTTATAACATTCGTTATGCAGAAGCGACAATTTTCTGGGTAAGTATGTTTAATGTAGGCAGTATGATCGCACAAATCTTTTCATTTTCATTATGGCGCAAATGGTCACAAAAATACGGCAATATGAGCGTCTTTGTATGGGTCGCATTTGGCATGTCTTCAGCGCCATTATTGACTGTTCTATCAACCAACCATCTTTATTTAGTCGCAATGTATATGCTATCTGGCTTTTTCGTATCAGGAACGGTCTTAATTTTATTTAATTTACTTTTAGAAAACTCTCCGCAGGAAGTACGAACATATTGTATTACGTCATATAATGTACTTTTAGCCATAATTGCTTTTACATCCCCGCAAATTGGTATTTGGTTGCTGGAAATGTATTCGATGGAAGTAGCGATGTATTTATCAACAGGGATGCGCTTACTTGCAGCCTTTGGATTTTTCGTCCTATATATCATACGTAAAAAACGTGAAATTACTATGTAA
- the pth gene encoding aminoacyl-tRNA hydrolase: protein MKLIIGLGNPGKPYEHTRHNIGFDVIDELANKWNAPLNQSKFNGMYASVHRPEGKVILLKPLTYMNLSGECVRPLMDYFDIDVEDIIVIYDDLDLDTGKLRLRGKGSAGGHNGIKSLIQHLGTQEFNRIRVGVSRPPAGVKVADYVLSKFSKEDQLIVKDSIDKCCDAVELSLTKPFLEVMNQFNGA from the coding sequence GTGAAATTAATTATTGGTTTAGGAAATCCGGGTAAACCATATGAACATACACGTCATAATATTGGATTTGACGTCATTGATGAATTAGCAAATAAGTGGAATGCACCATTAAATCAATCAAAGTTCAATGGCATGTATGCGAGCGTGCATCGTCCAGAGGGAAAAGTAATATTATTAAAACCACTAACATATATGAATTTATCTGGTGAATGTGTGCGACCTTTAATGGATTATTTTGATATAGATGTAGAAGATATCATCGTCATTTATGATGATTTAGATTTAGATACAGGTAAGTTACGATTACGTGGCAAAGGGAGCGCGGGAGGCCATAATGGCATTAAATCATTAATTCAGCATTTAGGTACACAAGAATTTAATCGTATCCGAGTTGGCGTTAGTCGCCCACCAGCAGGGGTGAAGGTAGCTGATTACGTACTTTCAAAATTTTCAAAAGAAGACCAACTAATCGTAAAAGATTCGATTGATAAATGCTGTGATGCAGTTGAATTGTCGTTAACAAAACCATTTTTAGAAGTTATGAATCAATTCAACGGTGCATAA